The DNA region CGTCACGCCTCTCTCTTTCACCTTGGCGCGGTACCCTCCCGGCAGCCTGTCTATGAAGGCGTCAGCGTTAACGTACCTCGCCGCCTCGCGCACGTCCTCATCCCCAATTTGCGTGTTGTGCAACCTTATGTTGCTCTCAATGTCGCCAGTGAAGAGGAAGACGTCCTGCTGCACCACGCCGATGTGTCGCCTGAGCTCCCGTCTGGGAATATCCCGGACATCCATTCCGTCTATGAGGATCCTGCCCCGCGAGACATCGTACATCCTTCCGATGAGGTTCATGATGGAGGTCTTGCCGGATCCGGTCGCGCCCACGAAGGCGCAGGTCTCTCCGGGTTCCACCGTGAAGCTCACGTCTCTCAAGACCCAGTCTTCGTCGTTGTACGCAAACCACACGTTCTGGAACTCGATCCGTCCCCGCGGCCGCCCTACGGAAACGGGCTTCTCTGGGTCGAGCTCGCGGGCGTCCGTATCAAGGAGCATGAATATCCTCTCAGATGCCGCCATGGCCGATTGCATGATGTTGTACTTCTCTGTGAGATCGTTGATCGGCCTGAAGAACTGCTGAATGTAGCTTATGAACGCGTACAACACCCCGAACTCGATCTTGCCGGCGAGCACCCTGCCGCCTCCATACCATACGAGCAGGGCGAGAGCGAGGGAGGACATGAGGTCCATGGCCGGCCTGAAAACGGCGTACACGCGGAGCTCGCGCATGTTCGCCTCAAGGTACTCCTTGTTGATCGCGTCGAACTCCTTGAACTTTTTCGCCTCGCGCGCAAATATCTGGATGATCCTCATGCCGGCGATGTTCTCGGCGAGGGTCGCGTTGATTCGGGCAAGCCTCGTGCGAACGAGGCGGTAGGCCTCGCGCGCCTTGGACCGGAAAACCACGGTCACTACGAGGATGAGCGGGAGAACGGAGAGGCTCACCAGGGCAAGCCGAAAGCTCATTCTCAGCATCATCACTACTATGCCTACGAGCAGGAAGACGTCTTTGAACAGGTTGACTAGGACGGCTGTGTACATCTCGTTCAGCGCGTCAGTGTCATTGGTTACCCTCGTCACCAGCCGGCCGACGGGGTTCCTGTCGAAGAACGACAGCGCAAGACCCTGCAAGTGACGGAATATCTCCA from Bacillota bacterium includes:
- a CDS encoding ABC transporter ATP-binding protein/permease: MPGIHEEEALGKAYDAKLMRRLLRYAAPYWRLLLVCVMLLFVITGTDLVQPYFTKIAIDDHINALGAPMLGFAPGREPVPGVACRGIVFVREKWLPRGLRLRSGESDSGLVVRAHIEGADGRYFLVTHDLESGVAGRQELTTEELGRFRQRDVAGVLKLALALLAAMVVGFLLNYLQVYILQYTSQKIIFNMRVEIFRHLQGLALSFFDRNPVGRLVTRVTNDTDALNEMYTAVLVNLFKDVFLLVGIVVMMLRMSFRLALVSLSVLPLILVVTVVFRSKAREAYRLVRTRLARINATLAENIAGMRIIQIFAREAKKFKEFDAINKEYLEANMRELRVYAVFRPAMDLMSSLALALLVWYGGGRVLAGKIEFGVLYAFISYIQQFFRPINDLTEKYNIMQSAMAASERIFMLLDTDARELDPEKPVSVGRPRGRIEFQNVWFAYNDEDWVLRDVSFTVEPGETCAFVGATGSGKTSIMNLIGRMYDVSRGRILIDGMDVRDIPRRELRRHIGVVQQDVFLFTGDIESNIRLHNTQIGDEDVREAARYVNADAFIDRLPGGYRAKVKERGVTLSMGQRQLLAFARALAFDPAILVLDEATANIDTETEALIQDALTKLVRGRTTLIVAHRLSTVQAADKIVVIHKGRVREIGTHQELLARRGIYYQLYLLQYKEEPHGDVAGEGRGELRG